From Monomorium pharaonis isolate MP-MQ-018 chromosome 9, ASM1337386v2, whole genome shotgun sequence, the proteins below share one genomic window:
- the LOC105830727 gene encoding MAP kinase-interacting serine/threonine-protein kinase 1 — protein sequence MVEKILEEREDGTQEAGRGDGTCRDVASTGESMSAVQARQEEARRKRRRKRRSGSSVVSSCFQELYKLTGEVLGEGAYASVQSCTSLYTDLEYAVKIIDKIPGHARARVFKEVETFHHCQGHPNIIQLIEFFEDEEKFYLVFEKINGGQLLNRIQERIHFTEREASQIVKEIASALDFLHKKGIAHRDLKPENLLCVYPDKLTPIKVCDFDLGSGIKFNNSLSSPVATPQLLTPVGSAEFMAPEVVEAFIGEANYYDKRCDLWSLGVIMYILLCGYPPFYGNCGTDCGWGRGENCQACQELLFTSIQEGRYEFPDKEWRCISEDAKHLIRGLLVKEAHQRLSADSILKHPWINPGPTSVETGDRSLTTPHIIRRNNSARELSAFAESAMAVNRVVLQHFSLNLEELAENREPRLSTSSTDDDNHPYGHMSDSSSELSENSKHLTHSSSEFDGTRPKSCSVHSSVDLNDPKIIGKNRVISKDSLQNWFGLSPPTESRLMQRRLKARSDLLERQTGKAIIASPSG from the exons ATGGTGGAGAAGATTTTGGAGGAACGAGAGGACGGCACTCAGGAGGCCGGGCGAG GCGATGGTACCTGCCGAGACGTGGCCTCGACGGGGGAGTCCATGAGCGCTGTGCAGGCTCGTCAGGAGGAGGCGAGACGTAAGAGGCGCAGGAAGAGACGCTCCGGCTCCTCCGTGGTGTCCTCCTGCTTTCAAG AATTGTACAAACTAACCGGAGAAGTTCTTGGGGAGGGCGCCTACGCCTCGGTCCAGAGCTGTACCTCGCTCTATACGGACCTCGAGTATGCCGTGAAGATCATTGACAAGATCCCTGGGCACGCGCGTGCCAGAGTATTCAAGGAAGTCGAGACGTTCCACCATTGCCAGGGCCACCCGAACATCATACAGCTAATCGAGTTCTTCGAGGACGAGGAAAAGTTCTATCTTGTGTTTGAGAAAATCAACGGTGGCCAGTTATTGAATAGGATTCAGGAACGGATTCACTTTACCGAGAGAGAGGCGAGCCAGATCGTCAAAGAGATTGCGAGTGCGCTCGATTTTCTTCATAAGAAAG GTATTGCTCATAGAGATCTCAAGCCCGAGAACCTCTTGTGCGTGTATCCGGACAAGTTGACGCCAATCAAGGTATGCGACTTCGATCTTGGATCAGGTATCAAGTTTAACAACTCGCTGTCTAGTCCTGTGGCAACGCCGCAACTTTTGACACCAGTGGGTAGCGCCGAATTTATGGCGCCGGAAGTGGTCGAGGCTTTTATCGGCGAGGCCAATTATTACGACAAACGTTGCGATCTCTGGAGTCTCGGCGTTATTATGTACATTCTACTCTGCGGTTATCCGCCTTTCTATGGGAACTGCGGCACTGATTGCGGTTGGGGCAGGGGAGAGAATTGTCAGGCCTGTCAGGAATTGCTCTTCACCAGTATTCAGGAGGGCAGATATGAATTTCCTGACAAGGAGTGGCGATGCATCTCTGAGGACGCGAAACATTTGATCAGAGGCTTGCTCGTTAAGGAGGCCCACCAGAGGCTCAGCGCCGatagtattttaaaacatcCCTGGATTAATCCCGGGCCGACTTCCGTTGAAACTGGTGATCGATCACTTACCACGCCTCATATCATAAG GAGGAACAACTCCGCTAGAGAACTCTCAGCATTCGCTGAGTCCGCAATGGCTGTGAATCGTGTGGTACTTCAGCATTTCTCTCTAAATCTCGAAGAACTGGCAGAGAACCGGGAGCCCAGACTGTCCACGTCGTCGACCGACGACGACAATCATCCATACGGTCACATGTCCGACTCCAGCAGCGAACTGTCCGAGAACAGCAAGCATCTGACGCATTCGTCCAGCGAATTCGACGGCACACGACCAAAGTCCTGCTCCGTGCACTCTAGCGTCGATCTGAACGACCCCAAGATTATCGGCAAGAATCGCGTCATTAGTAAGGACTCGCTGCAGAATTGGTTTGGGCTATCACCGCCGACCGAGAGTCGTCTGATGCAGCGCCGTTTGAAGGCACGCTCGGACCTGCTCGAACGTCAGACCGGCAAAGCGATAATTGCATCTCCGAGTGGCTGA